A window from Leptothermofonsia sichuanensis E412 encodes these proteins:
- a CDS encoding helix-turn-helix domain-containing protein — protein sequence MEQGLRSRDGFKLRRSQILLASAQGQTPSQIARHVGCTAQTVRNVIRAFEDQGLGCLVAQSSRPKTTQSTFDEAGREQLRNLLRRSPREFGQPHSLWSLPMLAAVAQAQGMTDKRVSGVTMHHTLKAMGIEWKRAKAPITSPDPQYELKKAAARPPD from the coding sequence TTGGAACAAGGACTCCGTTCTCGAGATGGGTTCAAGTTACGCCGCAGTCAGATTTTGTTAGCCAGCGCCCAAGGTCAAACTCCGAGCCAAATTGCTCGCCACGTTGGATGTACTGCCCAAACAGTGCGCAATGTAATTCGAGCGTTTGAAGATCAAGGACTGGGATGTTTGGTCGCCCAATCGAGCCGACCGAAAACGACCCAATCCACCTTTGATGAGGCTGGGCGGGAACAACTGCGAAACTTGCTGCGCCGCAGCCCGCGAGAGTTTGGTCAACCGCATTCGCTGTGGAGTTTGCCGATGTTGGCTGCCGTGGCCCAAGCCCAAGGGATGACCGACAAGCGAGTCAGTGGGGTGACGATGCATCACACGCTCAAAGCGATGGGGATTGAATGGAAACGCGCCAAGGCTCCCATCACCTCTCCTGACCCTCAATATGAGCTAAAAAAAGCGGCAGCGAGACCGCCTGATTGA
- a CDS encoding TniQ family protein yields the protein MSHFLGRFRQHNHLTPSGLGQLAGIGAVVARWERFHLNPPPSAKEFEALAKVVGVSAERLTEMLPPKGVGMQWTPIRLCGACYGEAPCHRMEWQYKSVWKCDRHQLKLLSKCPECEAPFKMPAVWEEGACHRCRTPFSEMAKRQKLG from the coding sequence TTGAGTCATTTTCTAGGGCGCTTTCGCCAGCATAACCATTTGACTCCCAGCGGATTGGGACAGTTAGCAGGAATTGGGGCAGTGGTGGCACGATGGGAACGATTTCATTTGAACCCACCTCCCAGCGCAAAGGAGTTTGAAGCGTTGGCGAAAGTCGTTGGAGTCAGTGCAGAGAGACTCACAGAAATGCTGCCACCTAAGGGAGTTGGGATGCAATGGACTCCGATTCGGCTATGTGGAGCTTGCTATGGGGAAGCACCTTGCCATCGCATGGAGTGGCAATACAAGTCAGTTTGGAAGTGCGATCGCCACCAACTCAAGCTTTTATCAAAATGCCCTGAATGCGAGGCACCCTTCAAAATGCCTGCGGTTTGGGAAGAAGGTGCTTGTCACCGATGCCGGACACCGTTTTCCGAAATGGCTAAGAGGCAAAAGCTCGGTTAG
- a CDS encoding ferritin-like domain-containing protein: protein MNHHHKTNPIRSCQPWAIAGACTTTLALFLSMFQTAISSASTSLDEPTQQAMMDAINDEYQARALYTAVINKFGTVHPFSNIVTAEERHVMLWNDLFTRYGLPIPEDKFAGAVEAPETLEAACQIGVTAEVANIEMYDRFLTFVKEPNLRATFTQLRYVSQENHLPAFQRCLDRTMIRGGNRRNSVP from the coding sequence ATGAATCACCATCATAAAACCAATCCAATTCGTTCTTGCCAGCCATGGGCGATCGCAGGAGCTTGCACAACAACGCTGGCTCTGTTCTTATCAATGTTCCAGACTGCGATTAGCTCAGCGTCTACATCACTGGACGAACCCACCCAGCAAGCCATGATGGATGCAATCAACGATGAGTATCAAGCTCGTGCACTCTATACGGCTGTAATTAATAAATTTGGTACAGTGCATCCATTTAGCAATATCGTGACTGCTGAAGAACGTCATGTAATGCTCTGGAATGACTTGTTTACTCGTTATGGATTGCCGATTCCAGAAGACAAATTTGCGGGAGCCGTTGAAGCACCTGAAACCCTTGAAGCCGCCTGCCAAATCGGTGTTACCGCAGAAGTTGCCAACATTGAAATGTACGATCGCTTTCTAACGTTTGTCAAAGAACCCAATTTGCGAGCAACATTCACCCAACTTCGTTATGTTTCTCAGGAAAACCACCTGCCTGCGTTTCAGCGCTGCCTTGATCGAACAATGATTAGAGGTGGCAATCGACGTAATTCAGTTCCCTGA
- a CDS encoding permease, with the protein MPKVLTLLITISFLVGTFQSFLQPEKVRYWLSGKRTLSGNILAAMVGIITPFCSCSAVPLFIGFLEAGIPLGVTFSYLISAPMVNEVAIALLWGLFGLRVTLLYIGFGVGLAIIAGYRTAQTGTLG; encoded by the coding sequence GTGCCGAAAGTATTGACTTTGCTGATCACTATCAGTTTCCTGGTTGGTACATTTCAGAGTTTTTTACAACCTGAAAAGGTGCGGTATTGGTTGTCTGGTAAGCGGACTCTGAGCGGGAATATTTTGGCAGCGATGGTGGGAATTATTACTCCATTTTGCTCCTGTTCCGCAGTTCCATTATTCATTGGCTTTTTGGAAGCCGGAATTCCATTGGGAGTTACTTTTTCTTATCTCATTTCAGCGCCGATGGTGAATGAGGTTGCAATTGCACTGTTGTGGGGATTGTTTGGACTGAGGGTAACTCTGCTTTACATTGGTTTTGGTGTTGGGCTAGCGATTATTGCAGGTTATAGGACGGCTCAAACTGGAACACTGGGTTGA
- a CDS encoding MerR family DNA-binding protein, with protein sequence MKTALGLTLDEIKDILALKDGRSLTCQAVYERLSRKVQSIQETIHKLQTLHDELIPLLEQCHARLDHADPTHQCVVLEKSLN encoded by the coding sequence ATTAAGACTGCACTAGGCCTGACTTTGGACGAAATTAAGGATATTTTGGCCCTCAAGGATGGGCGATCGCTGACTTGTCAGGCTGTCTATGAGCGGCTGAGCCGGAAAGTGCAATCAATTCAAGAAACCATTCACAAACTCCAAACCTTGCACGATGAGTTGATTCCCTTATTGGAGCAGTGCCACGCTCGTCTTGATCATGCTGATCCAACTCATCAGTGTGTAGTGCTGGAAAAGTCCCTAAACTAA
- a CDS encoding thioredoxin family protein: MELMKIEVLGTGCKKCQQLEANAREAIAALGLEAEVLHITDPIEIARRSVLSTPALAINSQVVSKGKVLTPTEIQHFLKA, from the coding sequence ATGGAACTGATGAAGATTGAAGTTTTAGGGACGGGTTGTAAAAAGTGCCAGCAGCTAGAAGCAAACGCGAGAGAAGCGATCGCCGCCCTTGGTCTAGAGGCTGAGGTGTTGCACATCACTGACCCAATTGAAATTGCCAGGCGCAGTGTGCTGTCTACCCCAGCTCTGGCGATTAACTCTCAGGTGGTCAGCAAAGGTAAGGTCTTAACACCGACTGAAATTCAGCATTTCCTCAAGGCGTAA
- a CDS encoding permease, whose amino-acid sequence MQVIGRLKLEHWVEPFVWELQRSHQNQELDQSFQSPRLSWKQRFHQGWFQSSQIVQSVWLYVVIGIAIGAGIHGYVPTTLVTQIAGADNPLAVPVAVVLGVPLYANIAGVMPITEALVNKGMPLGTVLAFTMAVTALSFPEMVILRRVLRLQLLTVFIGLMTLGIISVGYLFNLLLLS is encoded by the coding sequence TTGCAGGTTATAGGACGGCTCAAACTGGAACACTGGGTTGAACCGTTTGTTTGGGAACTGCAACGATCGCACCAAAACCAGGAACTGGATCAATCGTTTCAATCCCCTCGCCTCAGTTGGAAACAACGCTTTCATCAGGGGTGGTTTCAGTCAAGTCAAATTGTTCAGTCGGTTTGGTTGTATGTAGTGATAGGGATTGCGATCGGGGCAGGCATTCATGGCTATGTGCCGACGACGCTGGTGACCCAGATCGCTGGTGCCGATAATCCTCTTGCTGTTCCAGTTGCTGTGGTCTTGGGCGTGCCACTTTATGCCAACATTGCGGGTGTGATGCCAATTACTGAAGCGTTGGTTAACAAGGGGATGCCGTTAGGTACGGTTTTAGCCTTTACGATGGCAGTAACTGCGCTTTCATTTCCGGAGATGGTAATTCTGAGAAGGGTGCTTCGCCTTCAGCTTCTAACTGTCTTCATTGGCTTGATGACTTTGGGGATTATCAGTGTTGGCTATTTATTCAACTTGCTTTTGCTAAGTTAA
- a CDS encoding TniB family NTP-binding protein translates to MQERPEDAEKDAKWAAVLGEFQPTEAELQAEINRLRKKNIMPLEQVSKLHTWLDGKRKSRQSCRIVGEPRTGKSVACEAYFYRNKPQQETGKKPTVPVVYIQPPQKCGAKDLFKEIIEFLKHRATKGTISDFRGRAMEILQACEVEILIIDEADRLKPETFADVRDIYDKLAISVVLVGTDRLDAVIKCDEQVYNRFRACHRFGKLSGEDFKRTVALWEQKVLQLPVASNLTSKEMLRILTTDTEGYVGRMDEILREAAIRSLSSGYKKVKKRSLRKWQGSTSNGRFRNSALAISNRTL, encoded by the coding sequence GTGCAGGAACGTCCAGAGGATGCTGAGAAAGATGCTAAATGGGCAGCCGTATTGGGTGAGTTTCAACCAACTGAAGCCGAATTACAGGCTGAGATTAATCGACTCCGCAAAAAAAACATCATGCCACTTGAGCAGGTCAGCAAACTGCACACCTGGTTGGATGGCAAGCGTAAGTCAAGACAATCCTGCCGCATAGTGGGGGAACCCAGAACGGGTAAATCAGTCGCTTGTGAGGCATATTTCTATCGCAACAAGCCTCAGCAGGAAACAGGCAAGAAGCCCACTGTTCCAGTAGTTTATATCCAGCCACCTCAGAAGTGTGGGGCAAAGGACTTATTCAAGGAAATCATTGAGTTTCTGAAGCATCGGGCAACTAAGGGGACAATATCCGACTTTCGCGGCAGGGCAATGGAAATCTTACAGGCTTGTGAAGTGGAAATCCTGATTATTGATGAAGCCGATCGCCTCAAACCAGAAACCTTTGCTGATGTGCGAGATATTTACGACAAATTGGCAATTTCAGTGGTTTTAGTGGGCACTGATCGTCTGGATGCCGTCATTAAGTGCGATGAGCAGGTCTATAACCGTTTTCGTGCCTGTCATCGCTTTGGCAAGTTGTCTGGTGAGGACTTTAAGAGAACGGTTGCCCTGTGGGAACAGAAAGTATTGCAACTCCCTGTTGCCTCCAACTTAACCAGTAAGGAAATGCTGCGAATTTTGACAACAGATACAGAGGGTTATGTCGGGCGGATGGACGAAATTCTGCGAGAGGCAGCCATTCGATCGCTTTCATCTGGTTACAAGAAGGTAAAAAAAAGATCCTTGAGGAAGTGGCAAGGGAGTACAAGTAATGGTCGATTCAGGAATTCAGCCCTGGCTATTTCAAATCGAACCTTATGA
- a CDS encoding transposase, with protein sequence MGYLDEGWWSRFALPTLQAWSEVEALQLESRTANNADPDPKAIACYGVWFRALGQMLLRFVDQRPISEITCSFLAWLCHQVRQFQVFVLVWDNASWHNSKQVRQWIRDHNAQVKQSGQGVRLIICRLPVKSPWLNAIEPKWMHGKRAIIDPGQTLSAQELKTRICTYFDCPLLEPLAKQVS encoded by the coding sequence TTGGGCTATCTCGATGAAGGTTGGTGGTCTCGCTTTGCCCTCCCTACCCTGCAAGCGTGGAGTGAAGTCGAAGCCCTACAACTGGAATCGCGCACGGCTAACAACGCTGACCCCGACCCTAAAGCGATTGCCTGTTATGGAGTCTGGTTCAGAGCTTTGGGGCAGATGCTGCTCCGCTTTGTAGACCAGCGGCCCATCAGCGAAATCACCTGCTCATTTCTGGCTTGGCTGTGCCACCAGGTGCGTCAATTTCAAGTCTTTGTCCTGGTTTGGGATAATGCCAGCTGGCATAACTCGAAACAAGTCCGGCAATGGATCCGTGACCATAATGCCCAAGTCAAACAATCCGGTCAGGGAGTGCGTTTAATCATTTGCCGCTTACCCGTCAAGAGTCCTTGGCTCAATGCCATTGAACCCAAATGGATGCATGGAAAAAGAGCCATTATCGACCCGGGGCAAACCTTAAGCGCACAAGAATTGAAAACTCGAATTTGTACTTACTTTGATTGTCCCTTGTTAGAACCCCTTGCAAAACAGGTCTCTTAA